In Nostoc sp. CENA543, a single genomic region encodes these proteins:
- a CDS encoding iron uptake porin, translating to MNAKKSIFSPISLLTLVKSIWCLCLILPNNDALAQSSLDIDSSETETTLEQVTSVSQLQDVQPQDWAFAALQSLVERYGVIAGYPNGTFRGSRAMSRYEFAAGINAVLEQVNELIRKGKSDLVASEDLEKLRRLQTIFAPELATLRGRVDNLEAQNAMLEPNQFSTTTKLQGQAIFAFNIGGFAGDRIIAPRGRVIADNDPNATLIYRLSLDLNTSFYGTDLLKVRLVTGSDGANDNAGGYLEPNLGSTLDFSIPGRNDQLSIGRLYYTFKPIEDLQVTIGPAIVAPDFVDQNRYANISFLDFSTQALVNNYILLPRPAGAGAFINWQPKASPFKLRALYVAGDATDSLPENRRLIGGGAAEDIRLFPTAGGGADGGLFGDPYQGFVELEYTPSKTLAVRLQYSGGRLFGSSFNGVGVNFDLALNNRVGVFGRYGYASYPDTSLGDINPHYWMAGLGFRDLFMERAIAGIAIGQPFIENAVGDSTQMNFEAFYNFPVTDHIRVTPLIQVIAHPSNQDSNGTIITGTLRTVFAL from the coding sequence AAAATCTATTTTTTCCCCTATATCCCTGCTGACATTAGTTAAATCAATCTGGTGTTTGTGTTTAATATTGCCGAATAATGACGCGCTAGCACAATCAAGTCTAGACATTGATAGTTCTGAAACAGAAACGACTCTAGAACAAGTTACCTCTGTCAGCCAATTACAAGATGTACAACCCCAAGACTGGGCGTTTGCCGCTCTCCAGTCGTTAGTTGAGCGTTATGGTGTAATTGCAGGTTATCCCAATGGAACTTTTCGGGGTAGCCGCGCCATGAGTCGCTATGAATTTGCGGCTGGGATCAATGCGGTATTAGAGCAAGTAAATGAGTTAATTCGCAAAGGCAAATCAGATTTAGTTGCATCTGAAGATTTAGAGAAATTACGAAGACTGCAAACAATATTTGCTCCAGAATTAGCTACATTGCGAGGAAGGGTAGATAACCTCGAAGCTCAAAATGCAATGCTAGAACCCAATCAGTTTTCCACTACGACAAAACTACAGGGTCAGGCTATCTTTGCATTCAACATTGGGGGATTTGCTGGTGATAGAATTATTGCCCCCAGAGGTAGGGTAATTGCTGATAATGACCCCAATGCAACCTTGATTTATCGACTCAGTTTGGACTTAAACACCAGCTTTTATGGCACAGATTTATTAAAAGTTCGCTTAGTTACAGGTAGTGATGGTGCCAACGATAACGCGGGTGGATATCTTGAGCCTAATTTGGGGAGTACCTTAGATTTTTCTATTCCAGGACGGAATGATCAATTAAGTATAGGAAGGCTGTACTACACTTTTAAACCTATTGAAGATTTGCAAGTTACTATCGGCCCTGCAATTGTTGCTCCTGATTTTGTTGATCAAAATCGTTATGCCAACATCAGCTTTTTAGACTTTTCTACTCAGGCTTTAGTTAACAACTATATATTACTTCCCAGACCGGCAGGGGCGGGTGCTTTTATTAATTGGCAACCAAAAGCCAGTCCCTTTAAATTAAGAGCATTATACGTTGCAGGAGATGCCACTGATTCGTTACCAGAGAACCGAAGATTAATCGGTGGTGGTGCGGCTGAAGATATTCGTTTATTCCCCACAGCTGGCGGTGGTGCGGATGGTGGTTTGTTTGGTGATCCCTACCAAGGCTTTGTAGAACTGGAATATACGCCTAGTAAAACTTTGGCGGTACGTTTGCAATATAGTGGCGGTAGGCTATTTGGTAGTAGTTTTAATGGTGTTGGTGTCAATTTTGATCTAGCTTTGAATAATCGTGTGGGTGTTTTTGGTCGTTATGGTTATGCTAGTTATCCTGATACCAGCTTAGGTGATATCAATCCACATTATTGGATGGCTGGGTTAGGATTTCGAGATTTGTTTATGGAAAGAGCGATCGCGGGTATTGCAATTGGGCAACCTTTCATTGAAAATGCTGTGGGGGATAGTACACAGATGAATTTTGAAGCTTTCTATAACTTTCCTGTGACTGATCATATCCGAGTTACACCTTTAATTCAGGTAATAGCTCATCCGAGTAATCAAGATAGTAACGGCACAATTATTACCGGCACTTTGCGGACAGTATTTGCTTTGTAA